The segment TATACCTTCATATCTGTTAATGAAAATCTCCATGAATCTGAAATGAACGAAATTaaggtttacattttttttagctatttacaatatatgaaatatttaacattaataaTAGTATAAGATTAatcagtgataaaaaaaaaaacaaccctgaATTCAACCTCTTTCGAAAACAAATAAATGCTCCACCAATGAAAACTGTTGTAATCGAACCAATGAAAAACAAGATTGGGTTTGACATTGAATTCTGAAGTCGTCTTTCTGAACTGTTATCGCTAGATACTGACGTTCCACTAATATTCCTCTTCTGATCAAAAGtttctgtaaaattaaaatctgaGAATTTTcaccataaaaaaatttattttcaaaaaaaaaagtaatggtgCATTTAACGTTTAAAgacattgtttaaatttaattggaCTTCATACTTTTGGTTATCACCAATaggtaaataaaatttaagggttttaatatgtttaaagtagcatattttcttatttattgttttgtaaactttatcaattttttttatctaaaagtaACCTATTATCAACAATCATTGTTACAAACTTGTTAGAAAATTTTTACCAATATAAACATTCTCGATTGTATTTTCTTGAACACTGTTTCCTGAAAAAGTGGGCTGCTTTCGAGCTTGAGTGGTTgctaaaatcagttttaaacatttttgaattaataagaataagatttataaagttttatatgGCCAATATCCGCCAATTacttttaagaataatttttttcagttatcTCGTAAAGTTAATACTTTCAAAGAAAGGAAAACATAGATACATTTGCATGCATTATTACGAGAgagtattttcttttttgttttacatttttaatgtatttctttatctctttttatATCCTAGCGACATAACGTATATGATAGTGAAGAAAGGAGTATGAAGCAAATATTAATGTTGCAATACGAAATAAATCACAATATTTAAAGAAGAATCCAGTTTTTGTTAGTTGTGTATCTTGTATAATAAAAAGTAGCCTCTTGTAGCTACTTGGTTTTAAGGGGCagcaaataaatgataaaacttATGAATGTAGTCATAATACTGATAttgttactacatgtacattgagaCTGAATGGTAgatatttgttttcatattaaatttgataatttttttgtgttgattcatttatttaagattattatttaaatttttttttttcaaattaaaggtctaaagttaaaataaaatttgaatgaattaaaACGTCTTTCGAGTTGTATATTTTCATAGGATAAATCTTACTCTATTTAGTCAACTAAAACGTGGCTGAAAGGTTACTAATACGTGATTTAATGACACAGCTATATCATTCAGTTACCTTTTCAGACCCTCCAGTCACATTTCAATGCTCTAAATAGAGTAAAATTTATCCCGTATTTGTTGTATGTTAGtcacatattttaaataatagatATTAACCAGTGTACTCTTCCTGACTTGCAGTTCCTTCAAAGACAATTGTTGACAAAGTAGTCAGGGTGTGATTGTTGGTTCGGGTTGTTGCTAAAAAGGATATTTTTATGAgctcaaatattttataatgaactttgtttatatttaaaaacgtattttgttctttaatttgtttaacatgttgacatctgaaataaaaattacgtaaatttatatttgattggtgtaaaacctacatgtatcattctgtGGTAAGAGACACCCAGTCTGTTTATCACACAGGTGAGCTCCACACTCACATGACGTTAAACAGAGATAGCCATAGAATCCCGACTTACAGAGTGTTTCACAATTCCATCCAATGCTTCCGTTCCTACAAACTTCAAATATAAAGTAACTAGAATTTGACCCTTGCGTggacgggttgacattgcatatgatatcggacatttacgaaatagatacattaaCACAccgttttgtttacatttacataacaaagctttaagcatacaataatgctattaatttcactacactctgcttagttagaataatcaaactgtgtctcgggacaggccatCGACGCatttaaaatgcctcccatatacccgtaatgtagcaaaaaaattgcagaatcgctccgaaacgattttcagaaaattaatgacgctgcattgaaaatagcagtaaaattaaaacaaaccatttgagactgtaaataactttcatcaaaatttaattcatatcaatgaagaattcaacactttttcaccaacgttttttacttgctttgaattaaatttacacaccatgttgacattcgtaTTTCATATTAATACACTGAGTTAgcgttatctcccgtatttcctttgtaatgaaaatttacatgtatttgtaatatcgtttctgagattaTCCATGCAAATGGGATATTGctgaaacataaactaaagagccacCCGTGATTTAgggtgaatgtaatgcgcatgcgttgattattaatttgcgaagcttgattgagaaaaaataaaaacaaattggtaatcttcaagtaccaatgatgtttaaaatgtataaaacaaaagacagtactcttacgatttctcggtattaaagcccaaaaattcgagtctactattttaatatagtagtatagatatcataaacatgtatctTCTTGCCATTTAACCGGAATTGGAATGTGCAACAAAAGCAATAATAACaccttgaaaaatattgttactagcggttttaatttgtttaccatGTTATAAATTTGTAATCATAATTTACTCTAGCTAGCATTAAAAAGTTCTGTTTAATACTCTAATTCGCATATGTCAACAATGTTTGCTCTATGTTGAAGCACTTTGATGAATAAAGATCCAATACACACATACACAATAGGATTTACAGATACAAGgagaaaatacaatttttttagtGTGAAGTAAAACTAGCTACTCTTTATTTTAatagatggatagatagatagatagatagatagatagatagatagatagatagatagatagatagatagatagatagatagatagatagataagaAAAAATCTACGTACCGACACATTCTTTAGTGTTGTTATCAAACTGTTCATTGTAGCAGCATATGCTATTTTTCCTTAAAAAgacattttcaatttaattgcaTTCTTCATTATTTTGTCATCGAATTGGTGTCTACGCTTCCGCTTTaacagtgtaaaataaacatacctgtTACATTTTTTGGCAGAGacctttaaaagaaatagaagTATGAAACACCTCGACAGCCTCATGACGCCCTGAAACCAAAAATCGTgagaaattgttaatttttaggAAGTAAATGCAGATATAACAGGTAGACAAGGAAGTTACAAACAATAATAAACGGACGGAAATATCCTTATCAAATCAGAACAATGAATTACAACTACAATGATTTTAATCTGATCATCTGTACAATGTACAGTGtaactttaaatattcaaactatTGTTTTTTATACGACTCTCTTAAGCATTTAGTTGAAAACATTAAGGAAAAACACCAACAAACTGACTacactttttgtttgtttaatttcGATTTACCCATTAGTCTATGCATAAGAACTAGACTCTTCTTATTTGTAGAGATCCTAGAATTTTCCGTTTAGGGTTAATAGCGAGAAATAACGCTTCAATTGTCTTCGTGTTTATTACACTAGACACATGGATGGCATTGTAGTACATATATTGTACAGCATATACATGTGTACTCTCAACATTGAAAAATGAACCTCAAATTCAACAATACCAGCTTCTGTTTTGAGTGCATCCTACTACCTAATCAGTGGTAAATACCACGctaatatatttatgatttaattaaaaatcttgttcttGTTAAATACTGATAACTAAACATttcatctatactactatattaaaataatagactcgaatttttgggctttattaccgagaaatcggaataGTAATGTCTTTTGTTTTCCATACTTTAAACACAATTGGTACCTGAAGATAACCAGTTTGGGGTTTTATTCTCAGTCAAActtcgcttattaataatcagcgaaagttccttttaaaaaatccggaaatcatctggattttttggattttaaaatcttgcgcatgtgcattacattcacgctaaatcacgggaggttTTTAGGTTATGCTTtgacaatatcacatttgcatgtataaactcagaaacggtattacaaatacatgaaaattttgattgtaAAGTCACAAATTCTGTTCATATTAGGAAATGCGGGagattaatagaatcattcattattacgagggtgggatagtgaaattccaccgaggggacaagattcacggtctaggacgaggctttgccgagtcctagaccgtgaatcttggccccaaggtggaatttcactatcccacacgagtatataatgaatgattatttttctcgcattatattaccttaaaaaaaatgatgtttgacaactttctgttatgacgttcaTAAGATTACTTTCagtttatccctccgcgtgcttcaaacagtgcaagtcaaaatgagagcatacgatagtttttaaattaaaaatattataaattgtaattaattaagcaaacaaTTACTTAATTGACAATCTCAATCCACAAGTTTGCctttccctacagcagacaacgtttatttacgttttaaaacggcgtagtaatacacagtgtaagacagaaaaatctcacactgctgtctcacaccggacaaaccgatctcacaccggtgataatgcgagaaaactCTTTCTcattgcatttaatatgaaaaatcccgaaagttccgaatgtcaacatggtgtgtaaattcgaagcgagtagAAAGTGTTTgtgaaaagtgttgaattcttcattaatatgaattaaatttttagatgaaaggtatttacagcatCAAATAGTTTGTTATGAGTAATGTAAACGTTATTTttaatgcagcttcattaattttctccaaaatcgtttcggagcgattctgcaagtTTGAACTGTGATGAAGGTCTGTTCCGAGACACAGattattgggagttgattttaatcaactctcctgtgccgttactctggcaaaccgaaagtgaaacagtgtttggactgTAATGATTATGCCTAATTATAATAAACGTTTTGATGAATTAGATTTGGGTGGGGAAATGGACTAACCTGACTACCCTTGGAGTGGACTACTCCAAGGTTATATAAACAGCTGTGCTGTAGAGTCTGGGAGAGTCGTCTGGAAACAGCAGAGAAGTAACTTGCgatagaaggaaaaaaaatgaaagaagaaaGATAGAAGAGTTAAGAGGTAGGGTTAAACAGAGAATAGTGGCAAGAAAACCAGGGAATTGAGGTGAGGTGCTTGGTGTAGTAAATCTCAAGAAGATTGAGACACCAAGTACCTCTCTCTCAATAGGAACCGGTTAAAGACACACAGTACAGAAAACCCACCTCACACATTATCCCCATTTGTGATTGATACTGATTTAAACGTTACccaattagagaaaaatcattgtactaatcattatataattattaactcAGGTAGAGTTAGaggaaaatttatttcatatattatcCCTGAGAACCCAGGACAAGACACGTTAcaggacctaagcacaaatcctTGCCGCTGACAATACTTAGTTCTTAAAAATTCGATGTAacgtatgctgaagcattgtttttgaaagaaacttatctataaacattttgaaaatagtcagattttatataatacgaacgatttagatatttttatagtctcaTGTGTTACTACGCCAGAGtgtaataaagtctcgttcaaccagacgcttggctgtctccgtaaatcacCGACAAGCAGATAGgttctcttgcttgtcggagattaacggagacagctaattgtttcgattactaatacataatttgaaatctatctttaaatattacacaacatgattcatatggggtttctcgaaattcttgtcggaaaagtctaaaaattaatatacatgtaataaaaaagtgcgtaatttaaaaacagactagaaactaattgccttgcaagttgattttaaaataaatgataatcgataaagtCAACTCCccacagtacttcagtactttgattctaacTATTGTAGACGTAAAGCTTAGTtgtgtaaatgtaaacaatacggtctgtcgatgtatctatttcataaatgtccgatatcatatgcaatgtcaacccgtgcatgcACGAGTCAAAGTCTAGTTTTATATAACTTATCgatgatttaaatttgatatgtttctttttttttggcgtTAAGTTGAGTGATGCGTCACAGattacatgcattttatttagttttggTTTTAAATGAATCCATTTTAATATCAAGGGATAATGATTCAGTTTCAGTATGGTTTTGATGCTGTTAAAGTCAAGACAATTGTTATCGGAGTGGGACTCAATCACGGAATATCGCAGATTAAGATTGTGTTTCAACATACACCTCTATACCcaatcctttaatttttttcttatttttgaataTGAGTATATAGCCAAACAATGATACAAAAATTTCTGACACATTCTAAgtatttcatttacatatttataataGAAGCCCATGTCATTTCCTTTTGGTTATGAAACACCTGTGTCACATTTTTACTACATTTGCagggaaatatttacatgtattgattgACAATGATATATCTCAGATGATTGAAAGCTtagtattttatttacttatgtCAAAAATTACTAGAAGGAAAGTTTACTCATATTGGATACATGTGAAGATTCAACGAAACATAACATTAAGTGATGGTATTATTCTGATTCGAACGTCTTAGTAAATCTAGGTCATGTTAAAAAAGATTACTTATGAATTTTGCAACTGTCTACGCAAATAAGTCGATTGTAAAAAGCTCACAGAAGACAAAGCAGTTCTtcaaatgtgttttgttttatcggggacaaaaactttaagaattcaaacaaacaagaaatatgCGTAGGTAAATTCAATGACAAATTTTCATTGCTCGTAAAGATTTGTCTTAATATTTCATTAATCGAACGCTTCAGCATGCGCTCTTCATCCGCTGTCTATGCAAATATTCCGTCTGGAGAAAAATACTGTTGTAAATTTAAACGTTATTACTTCATATTCAAATGGGGATTACTCTAGATACGCTACTGGCTCTACAAAATACTGAAAATGCCATTTTTGCTGATAATTTCTTATATCAGCTTATATTGTACTGTTATTGCTGACAACTGCTGATAActactgataattttactgttgTAATCTGTTAGTTGCTACTTATTTGATATTTACTAATATTCACTGATGTTTTTGCTGAGAGTtctgataattactgatatttagtaaaaaaaaatggcactttcagtactttgtaGAGCCAGTAGTGTCGATGTCAAATAACTTAGAAAATGTTTTGCACAATAGACCGTTTGGGTCAATATTCAGTCAAAAAAAGACGTTACGTCGGCTTTGTTCATGTTACCGTCTAACTTTTTACGCTGCCTTCCAAATGCTTAAGACGGCTTTTTCGTGACGCGTCCTTACCAATGACATAACGTCAATCTAGAACAAAGCACAACATATggtatttttacataaaaatatactatCACAAAATTATATAAGCTAATACtacaaattgataaatatttacctgtttgaattttcttttgttttttttttcattaatttatgaGAAGGTTACTTTATTGTGCTGGTGGTGATGGATCCTGCCGGCAAATGTATACACCAACGTTTTATCAACAGATAGAaagtatcataaaatataatgaaaactCACTGCTGATTTTCCTTAATTAAACCAAAGCCTGGCGGCATCAACAATTTACTATCGAAAGCGTTGAATTGTTTTGACTATGTTTCCTTGTCGTGAACCTTTTTTACCAGGaaattatatcttaaaattgatatattccACGATTAATTTTATTTCGTAGTATAACTCTAATTATGTTAAAAGCCACTAATTCGATAAGTAGATTTTAATTTAGCATTTTAATTGGATAATCAATGTGTTACAAAGAgttacagaaataaaaaaaataatgaaatacaattatcTATATAATAAAGGCTAAACAAAATCACATTCTCTTCGTTCAATTACCTTACTGTTTTTGGTGTTCTTATCACAGGTAATAGTGTTTATACATCAAAATCATGGTCTAACGACTAATCTCTTATAGATTTTGAATTTAACATCTTCTTATCCATTAACATGCTTTCAGACACGTCAGCGCATGTCAACATTATTCATCCAATATTAATTCTAtagtatttgaaaaaatatatatatcctaTATGCATTTGAATTCAATATGAGATCAACGATAggttattatgataaaaaagtgAATACAGAGTGAATGTATGAAAACCAGGCATAAAAACATGATACGCTTAAGTAATTCGAAATTATAATAGCTCAAACAATAATGAAAACGAGTGAAAAATATGTTGAGGCTATtcgtattaaatatttctaaacgTTTTCTTAACCGTCGACTAAGCTTGAAATCTTTGGTCATTTTctttggatatattttttttatgataaataaaagtCGTATTGTTTTTGATGCACCTAATTCAATGTGAAGTTTTTCAATTAAAGCTTTTTACAACATATTCATATTTGTTCCAGTTACAgaattgataattataaaaatttctCTCCTTCgatatgttttactttttatgtttttttactGTTTAGTATCCTATTCGTTTGCGATAAAGgaatgattttttaactttccttcTGATTTCTCCCTCAACAAGGATGATCGGTAGATTTGCAAGATTCTCGTTCATCCATACTTATATCTGATTTTGACAAGCAATGAGCCAAACTGTACGGGCGGTTGTTTCTCCGACCGCCAATCATACCATTCTTTTTTACAGAATTTTGATTTACTTCTTCTGTAAAACGATCCAGTTCAGCATCTAACTTGATATCTGCTAATTGCATACTGTAATTAGGCAATACATGTTTCTTTTTACAACTTCTTCCCGTTTTGTGTCCTAATGTTGTGTTTTGAGGAAAACTCAGACTTTCATTTTCTATCTCATTCTTTTTTTGTTCTTCCTTTTTGAGTGACTGCTTGCTCCAAAGAGACACAAATTCCTCATTTCTTGAATCAGGATTTTTATCAGAAACCGtttgtgaataattaatttttaatctaATGTGATCGTATACATTTTGATCCATATGCGTTTGGTAGAGGTTATGTTTATCTGAATAATCGCACTCTCGCATCGGGCAAAAATTCGTGTTCCTACATGCTCCACGAGAACTGATTTCTTCTATACCCTGAGAATATCTCATTTCAGAGTACGGGTCTTCGTATTCTGTCACCTGTTCACACAAAGATGTTCTATTTACAGTAGAAAGTTCAGTGTCTTCTTGGATCACTTTTGTAACACCTtctatagaaatataaacattcAGTTAATTAACAAACATGAACCAAAAATATTAAGTATCGGCGCTTTGTAAAGTACTATTTACAatgaatgtttagaaaatataACGAGTTTTATAAACACAAATCAAGCCAATGGTGTAATTTATTGTACCATATATTGAACTGTTCTACATGCAATGTTGACGCAAAAgacacattataaataaaattagtttttttatttacgTATTCTTGTTTTTGAGtaaaaatagagatattttaTTTCGTACCTTGATCTATACAGGGGCATATCAATTGTCTGATACATACACCAAGAAAACAACAGTTGAAATTCATATTCGCtcttctaaagaaaaaaaaccttgattttAACCGGTCAAGTTCAAATGtgttactttgattttatttctcaaaattGTTATTGTAATATTCCAGTTTCAACTTACCGCAAGTAGAATAGGAGAAAGCAACCAATGACAAAGAATGTGGGAAGTGTACCGAACAGAAAAATTCCaaacattgtcatttttttactGTTGGCGCCATTGAAATTAATGCTTCCCCCTAGTTTATAGCAAATAACGGTCATTATatgatattcaaaaaaaaagatgtgCGTTTCTTCAGAGCTGTTTTAAAAGTTTGGTTCAACAAGAATCTTATTTGTTTTTACCAAATTCAGATTTGCTCAGAAAAAAATGTGTGATTTAACTTGatcaattattaaaatgtaattaaacgaacaataaaatgattcaaataaatgttacaataaatgttataaaaattgaaaaatacaaacataatttaattaaaaataaaatgtcttgCGTTTGAAATTTAGTAAATAATGTTGTCGATTTTGggatttatctttaaatttgtaTCTAACAAACAAAAGTGccatatttgattaatttggtttgatttattttaaacaaaaacatctcAAAAAACCTTGCAATACTTTTTCATGATGATATTTATACCTCTGTTTGTTGATATCTTTGTTGTGACGACTTTTGATACATTCTGTAAACTTGATTCTGGACGCTTCGTTGTATTTAACATGATAGTTGACTGAGAATCTAGATGTTAAAGAAATTAGCATATTCTATTTGATgattattaaaaacattttataatctgTTATTTAATGCATTTTGTAATGGAATATCGAAAATGAACTTTAAATAAATAGTCAATGAATAATATGataatttaaagttgtgaaataaATTCGATATCTGTAAATCAATAGTCTAACTTTAAGATAATcatttatttgaatgttttaatgtacaaaaaagattcagataaaataaaataaatcaagcaattttcagaaaatatttttattttgatatttaattttattcacataaaaataaaaatcaccaaTAAACAGTTATGTAGGATTTGTGTGATGGTGTAGTAAAAACaacattaaatattgaaaatcagTTAAAGAATCATTGCTTTGGTGAAAAAGCtgatatgaaatatatacatgtatttggaattCTCAGTTATTTAAAGATCAATATTTTATAGTTTAggcattttatgttttaaaaatggtaTGATAGAAGGTAATactacattaaaatcaaaaacatataCAATTTGTCGGGATGCAGCCAGTTACAGTGTGACATTCCGATGTATTACATTGGCAAGGAACTCGACACAATCTTCCAAAGTATCCAGGAGAACAGCTTGATTTACAATTCCAGCCATAACTTCCGATCGgacattctttaaaataaaacagaaatattgtttttaaaatctgtcAAACCGTAGATTAAACGTTTTAACACGTTTTGTATTCAATAGAAgatcaaatacaatttatacGATAAGAGCCATTATGCatactttttctgtaaaaatcgATTAAGTTACGTTAtgtcaattattattttattgtgattgattttgaaatttgactgttatatattttttgggaaacaaatgtaatattataaaataacagaTTGCTTAACGATATTGAAACTTCGTTACCAGTCATAATCTTACGCGCCACTTATAGATATATATCAATTGTCACAAAACTTACCTGTACAACTGTTGGTG is part of the Magallana gigas chromosome 3, xbMagGiga1.1, whole genome shotgun sequence genome and harbors:
- the LOC109619972 gene encoding uncharacterized protein, which produces MKNILLHLTFCWILRCTKALLEYSMTNDNYNQTKEIPNHNQPEGFVCNRQPHNPCCYNEYLNNDTNSCTECPIGSYGWNCKSSCSPGYFGRLCRVPCQCNTSECHTVTGCIPTNYSQSTIMLNTTKRPESSLQNVSKVVTTKISTNRGGSINFNGANSKKMTMFGIFLFGTLPTFFVIGCFLLFYLRRANMNFNCCFLGVCIRQLICPCIDQEGVTKVIQEDTELSTVNRTSLCEQVTEYEDPYSEMRYSQGIEEISSRGACRNTNFCPMRECDYSDKHNLYQTHMDQNVYDHIRLKINYSQTVSDKNPDSRNEEFVSLWSKQSLKKEEQKKNEIENESLSFPQNTTLGHKTGRSCKKKHVLPNYSMQLADIKLDAELDRFTEEVNQNSVKKNGMIGGRRNNRPYSLAHCLSKSDISMDERESCKSTDHPC
- the LOC105337956 gene encoding uncharacterized protein; translation: MRLSRCFILLFLLKVSAKKCNRKNSICCYNEQFDNNTKECVVCRNGSIGWNCETLCKSGFYGYLCLTSCECGAHLCDKQTGCLLPQNDTSTTRTNNHTLTTLSTIVFEGTASQEEYTATTQARKQPTFSGNSVQENTIENVYIETFDQKRNISGTSVSSDNSSERRLQNSMSNPILFFIGSITTVFIGGAFICFRKRFMEIFINRYEGRTQPTTRTSATDRDSSYDEIRYSQLLGNSNICAEVGASSPGYSSKSQYLLSVISDNYDDDNEDYSRLLLKQNQSTCIPKKKNLLEDEGYAFLQTSDIKELKSDILIQKHRSLPTFATIHNQISSTDFKPLSRCLSENYTMRSTRFSPSLFETN